The DNA sequence AGAAAGACTTGTGCCACTAGACCAACCACGGTATTATTTGATCGTTTGTAAGATAGGCTTGACACCACACACTAATATGTAGCATAGTTATTTGCTTGATTTTGAGAGGTCTAAATGTATGTTTCATGTCAAACTCAAAGCGGAACTTTTTCATTTCAtgatttcatcaaaaaaaaaaaaaatcatttcatAATAAtgatcaagggttgagattgtTTTATAAGTGTTGAGTtatttacaccgtcggtgcatagaataatttttatttcatGAGTTTATCATATGATCAATCAATTTGTACCTTACTCGCCAATCTCTTGACATGTGAAAACTTCGTGATTTGGATGAAGGCTGGGAAAACTGACCGCTTCAATTAAATCTTTGATTTGATAATCCACTTTTGTTAGTTTAACATCAAAGAAACGTGGTTTAGTAATCAAACGTCCACATTAGTTATAGACTAGTACAAGACAATGTAGGAACACACCAAATGATCGAATCATTCGAATGGTTAAATTTGGCTGCCCGTTAACAATCGTCGAGATGTGATAACGAAATTGATTAAGGAAAACACATGCAGTTGGTCATGTTTTGGATGCTTTAATATGAACGTTTGTGTTATTATATTAACAACTGGACAAAACGACGGCGGTAAAACCAAATGTAGTTTCATATAATATGGGCGGCAAAACCAATGGGGTCTTAGAGGGGCggtaattactttttttttttcactattttTTAAAAAGAGGATAAAaaggtttcactcctgcccccatggtgactcgaacccatgacttcgtacataggtagtgggtgctctaaccactgagctaagagcaactccaacagcttctctataatttttgtattatagggaagcaaaagtcaaaggtTTAGCTATTTTTACTTctctaactccaacagattccttattttgcagtaatctctaaaatctccataattcttccttaaattttggagtttgctgtaaatatagggaatttggttttctctctcctcactttccctaaaatagagatagttatagggaatctgttggagcaaaagaggcttatttttctctaaagtagagaaaaatcaaaatatagagaatctgttggagttgctctaacatCATTTCGTCTGAGTGGCAGTAATTACTTGTTATCGTTAAGTtataggagaaaaaaaaaacgaaaaaagaaaaagaaaaaaaaaagtcaatcttAATTTCTGTAGCGTTTAATACCTGCCAGAAATAATCGATCATTAAAGCAGTTTGAATAGTAATGTGACATATTGATGGGGAGGATTTAGTGCACTGACATAAatagatggttagattatattaaatacactcttaggttattaataaaaatattaattataaatattaaaggttgagatcatcttataagtgttgggtcatttgcaccatcagtgcatagaataatttccacatattgaAAGGgtcagatttgctcacctaattGACAGTTTTAAGAGACTGTAAGTGACAAATGCATTTTAACCACATGTATTACATATAAAAGcaaaaattataacaacttaaaactgtgcatttttcagctgtcagattcacttgtccctcacagtccatTAAAAACTGTTCCTTAGGTGAGCATGCCTTTTGAAAGGGTGATACTACTACTATCATCATATTAATTGCTTATTTTTAGGATTTAGTGAGCAATAGTATGTTTACAGGGTGTAATAAGAGTTTATGATTTTTTTGAAGTTTCCATGATGACGGTGAATtaggaagttttttttttttgaatgaaaattaggAAGTTTACCATGTCTTTGTCTTTTATAAGTTGTTTGTGGGTGAGATTTTAATGAGGATCTTATAATAAGGACTAAATGAAGATTTTTGAATGAACGGTTGGATGACGTGTATgttgaaattttaaaatatCAACTAAAGTTTTAAACACTCATTCAACCGTTCATTCAAAAGTTCTCACTTTAATCCTTATAAGGTCATTATTAGAAGTTCCCAAGTTTTTGTCTCCTTGAATAAATTTTTCCCTCAGTTCTGAAATATTTTTAACACCAACTTTGTATCCAAACAATGTACGAATCCTTTGCATTTGAAAATGTCAAACAATTTTTTAATTCTACAAAGAAGTCCTTAGTGCGCAgcccatttttcaaacttttcCTAGCTGCTATGCCTTTGCGTTTGAAACACAAAAGCACAAAAGCCATCCATAATCTACCTGGTACGAACCCGATAAAccctataaaaattaaaaaatatactCTCTATCATTTCACATGTTAATTCGAGCTGTCTCTTTGAACTTTCCCTAAAGAAAAGCTAGATCGAATCTTGTTCCGATGCTAATCTTGTTCCGATGCTATATAAGCAATCAAAGTCACTCTATATTTCTATAAATTAGTCATCTAATTTTTTAAACAATCTCTCTTCATTCGTCAagacttcaaagttcaaagccTAGCTATCTGAGCGAAAAGCTCCACTCTTTTGCCACTGTGGTTCTGTATCTGCTGTAATTTCATACATATATGGAGCAGCTAATTCCTGGTCTACCTAATGATATTGCTCGAGATTGCTTGTTTCGTGTACCGTACAATTATCTGTCAGATGCTTCATATGTTTGCAAAGATTGGAACCAGGAGATTGAGCAACCGGAATTTCTCCGGCTACGAAAAGCCACCGGCCGTAGTCAAGCCATCGTTATAATGGCACAAGCACGGATTAACCCGAACCCGGGGAATCCTTCTCCGCCGGAGTTAAAGCTCTCACTTTTTGAACCCAAGACGGGTAGCTGGGAGGAGCTGCCACTGTTCCCTGGGTTTTCCAAAGGGCTGCCTAGGTTTTGCCAAGTGGTCGGAGTCGGGCCGGAATTGGTTGTGATCGGCGGGTTGGATCCATGCACTTGGGAAGTGTCTAATACTGTGTTTATTTACAATTTTGTGTCGGCCACTTGGCGGTGCGGAGCGGCCATGCCAGGTGTCAAGAGGTCGTTCTTCGGATGCACGTCCGACGAGGATAATCGGATGGTGTTTGTTGTCGGCGGACACGACAACGAGAAAAATGCTTTGAGATCCGCAATGGCATATGACGTGGCTAAAAACCAGTGGATTGTAATTGCTGACATGAAAAGAGAGCGCGACGAATGTAAGGCGATATTCCACCGTGGCAAGCTCTACGTCGTCGGCGGATACCGTACTCAAACACAGGGCCAATTCGAAAGAAGTGTGGAGACCTTTGATCCTGCCACTTCCGAGTGGGATCAAGTCGAAGAGGATTTCTTGCCTGCCAATGTGTCTCCCAAGTCCTGCGTGGCAGGCCATGATGGAAAACTTTACATGTCGTCGGAAAGCCACGTGGCAGCACGGGACGGTGCCACATGGCGAGCAGTTTCCGAGATACCGGCTGATGTGGGTTCTGCAACTACCTGGCAGGATAAGCTGTTGGTGACGGGGTCCGGTGAGCTCCAAATGGCTTACGTTCTGGATTTGTATAGCTACTCCTGGACAACAGTTGAGATGCCTGAGGAGTATAGAGGTCATGTTTACTCGAGCTGTTACTTGGAAATCTAAGTTGTTAGGCATTTTGGTTTACTTCCTTTACAATTCTtgattcattttatttttcttatgaaATTGTTATGGCTAGGTTTCTGATCTTAGATTCTCATAGAAATGAAATACACATGGGACAAGCAAATTTGCTTTTAGCTTGATATTCGAGTTTCAGAATTCAGAGCAATAAGCTCTCCACCAATCAAAACATTTCTTGCATTTCCTCAAAATAATTGCAACACTTGGTATTACTATCATATCCAATTGGGCGGAGGAACATAATTTCTGCACTCACAGCACCCTCTGAAATTCCGAAGCAATGAAAGAATGAGAGATGTCTGAATGATAGATGTTTATTTGGGTCTCATGCACTTGAGAAGAACGCCAACAAATTTCTTGTACATGTGCCGCTTTAGGTACATCCTCTCTACCTTTTCTCTTCCTTTCAATCCCATTTGCTTCCTTAATTCTGGGTTTGTCAGCAAAAACCGGAGATTTTTAGCTAGGACTGGAGTACCGGGATGCCCCAGAGGATGAAGCAGACCTGTCACATTGTGGTCGACAATCTCTTTTGTGCCCCCAGCATCTGTTCCAAGCACCTGATccaaaaaaatgaaatcaatTAATCTATCAAGGCCGGCCTGGTGGACAAATCTAGGCAGCATGGGACTTGCATTTGAGATTCAACCTCATACAAAATGAATAAGAATGATATTATTTAAACAATATGCAATTGTTTTAGCTTTTAACTCATGCATTCTGCTTCAAACAGCCTTTTATATTCTGTAGATCTTTTAAACAGAAACAACACCTTTTATATCTGTAAAACTCTACACggtgtgttttttcttttagtgCAGGAACACACAAGGATAAGCAATTAAGCATGCAGTCCTATAATCTACGCAAAAGATCACTGTTGTTTCATCATTGCCTCCAATTCAATTGTGTGAGGGAAAattgtgctcttttttcttttgtaatataATAACACAGCTATACTACTAATTATATAGTGCCAGTAAATCCAGATAAACACAACCATTTTGCAACAATTGCAGGTTCACTGATCTGAATAGGGAAGCGTAGTTTTGGGTGTCTACCATCAACAATCCGGTTGTCATCTAATACATCTTATTTTCCCGTTTTGGAGTATGACCTACATTGTTCTTAACCTTAAGCTAGCAGTCGAAGATGGGCAGAAGACAATATTAAACCGTACAACAGTCATAGAATGTCTTTGCATATTTATATTGTGGGTGAGACCATATGTCAGCAGGATAAAAACCATACTAGTGACTTAGGATGAGGAATAAAATCAAGTAAGATCATACCGGAAGACCAAATGCCATGGCTTCAATTGTCACTCTCCCAAAAGTTTCTCCCAGACCCTGTACAACATTTATATATCACTTTCTGATTTCCAAATAGTAcataacaatacaattatcGAACGAGTACAAAGCATAAATAAAGACTACAAATTCAACttaagtgaaaaagaaatgaaccaTATACATGGCAAGATATTCCATTTAAATAGGTGCGATAGTAGTCTAGTACTAACTCCATCTTAATATGCAATGGAAGATGTGTTGCACattgagaaattgaaattgtattaTGTTTTTATTCAAACATTTAGAGTCTCGGCAAAGTAAATGAATCATATTGTAGAACATGCAATACTAACATAACATGCTCACATCGAAGACATTGTACTCTGTTTAAATTGGTTACATCATACTacccccttctttttttttccctctgtttttcatgttttttcatAATTAAGCATTAGATAGCAAAATATAGCTGTTCAATATTAGACATAGAACAGAGAGTACCTCAGCATCGACATATATTACAAGAGACTAAGAAGACGGATCACCTGAGAGTTCATGACATAAACATCAGCTGCAGAGTATAGTGCGGCTACACGCGTGGTTGCGGGAGTCCACAGCACCGACTTTGACAAGTTTGAATGCTGAGAGAGAAAACTTAAAAGTTCTTTGACATAAACCACCTTATTGCTCTTAGATCCAACAGAACCAATAAGAAATTTGGCAGATTGTTTCACTGTTCCTCCATTATCTGCCAACACTTTCCTTTTGTGAGTGACATCGAAGTTCAAGGCATCTGTATCATCAACAGAGGCAAAGCGATTATGTAACAGCAAATGTTTCTTCCGGTCTTCTTTCAAGTGGACACTAGATTCAGTGGACAGTGGAAATCCATTTGATAATACACCATGATCATTCATTCCTTGAAGCAAAGCTCTTAAGTGATGCTTTTTAGCCAAGGCAGAACGGACTCGACCCTTACGTACTGCATTTTTTATCTTAGAATTATCTGGCTGAGGTTCTTCTTCTATCACCAAGCGTGCTGAGTTAAGAAACAAGAGCTGGCCCTTTCCAGGGTTTATACTGCTTAGAGATATCACAAGCATATCATTATCTGTTAACCCCATCTCCTTCCTAACTGCATCTCGCAATAACTGCCTTTTCTCTAGCATCTTCTCAGTACTGGAAGATGGAGTATTAAGCGAACAACCTATACCAGCTACAAATGCTAGTTCATCATTAATAGAGAGTGGCACAACTGCCGGCTGAGACCTCAGCTTAATCTTTTCTTCTTCACACCACTCTAGCCATTGTTTTGACTGTGATTCTGATAGAAAAGCCAGCATTTTCACTCGGTCCAGCACAACCTTTGCCCTATCAAAGTATTCTCTCCGGTTTTCCATGATCCACCAAGCAATTTGACTTGCACCAGCTGGGAACTTATCAATGTATTGATCTGAAAAATTCATGATTGTATATTAATAGGTTTCCCCAAGATACATGCAAAAGGAGCTACAGCAAATTAACTTTCATGCTTAAGAGTGATGCTTTTATCCACATTCGAAATAGCAAAGGGGTAGTTAAAGCAGTAAAAAAGTTTTAAGGAAAAAGATGCACAAATAGAAAATTAAGTGTTCAAACAAGAGATCCGTGTACACACAAGATCACAAATTGCTGACAGGTATACTGATTTAAATACTCAAACCAGATGCCTAGTGGAAAGAAAGATGAGGCATAACCACAATCAAATAAGGTGTCAGAGCATGATATGAATATTCAACTGGTTAATCATTTAGTCATATTCACTCTATTGTGTAAAATAGAACTACCGAAA is a window from the Rosa chinensis cultivar Old Blush chromosome 2, RchiOBHm-V2, whole genome shotgun sequence genome containing:
- the LOC112186624 gene encoding F-box/kelch-repeat protein At1g80440, with amino-acid sequence MEQLIPGLPNDIARDCLFRVPYNYLSDASYVCKDWNQEIEQPEFLRLRKATGRSQAIVIMAQARINPNPGNPSPPELKLSLFEPKTGSWEELPLFPGFSKGLPRFCQVVGVGPELVVIGGLDPCTWEVSNTVFIYNFVSATWRCGAAMPGVKRSFFGCTSDEDNRMVFVVGGHDNEKNALRSAMAYDVAKNQWIVIADMKRERDECKAIFHRGKLYVVGGYRTQTQGQFERSVETFDPATSEWDQVEEDFLPANVSPKSCVAGHDGKLYMSSESHVAARDGATWRAVSEIPADVGSATTWQDKLLVTGSGELQMAYVLDLYSYSWTTVEMPEEYRGHVYSSCYLEI
- the LOC112186623 gene encoding uncharacterized protein LOC112186623, producing the protein MEEGSKGDYKSSRGVGSFKSALSGRSSPRNSPSFRRLHSSRTPRREARTSGGVQWFRSNRLLFWLLLITLWAYLGFYFQSSWAHSNNKENFLGVGNEASNEKPDDLLVDDSPVALKNETAQSEPKAGKSIDVVLAKKDDGVASRRSLSSKKKSKKAARGKARGKPKKTVEVEVHEMEEQEPDIPKTNTSYGMLVGPFGSAEDRILEWSPKIRSGTCDRKGDFARLVWSRRFLLIFHELSMTGAPLSMMELATELLSCGATVSAVVLSKKGGLMPELTRRKIKVLEDKVDHSFKTAMKQDLVIAGSAVCASWIDQYIDKFPAGASQIAWWIMENRREYFDRAKVVLDRVKMLAFLSESQSKQWLEWCEEEKIKLRSQPAVVPLSINDELAFVAGIGCSLNTPSSSTEKMLEKRQLLRDAVRKEMGLTDNDMLVISLSSINPGKGQLLFLNSARLVIEEEPQPDNSKIKNAVRKGRVRSALAKKHHLRALLQGMNDHGVLSNGFPLSTESSVHLKEDRKKHLLLHNRFASVDDTDALNFDVTHKRKVLADNGGTVKQSAKFLIGSVGSKSNKVVYVKELLSFLSQHSNLSKSVLWTPATTRVAALYSAADVYVMNSQGLGETFGRVTIEAMAFGLPVLGTDAGGTKEIVDHNVTGLLHPLGHPGTPVLAKNLRFLLTNPELRKQMGLKGREKVERMYLKRHMYKKFVGVLLKCMRPK